The genomic window GCCCTCGAACAGGTCCATGAACGACGCCTGCGTCCCCGTGGTGCCGCGCACGCCGCGGAAGCGCAGGGTGTCCAGGCGGAACTCCACCTCCTCCAGGTCCAGCAGCAGGTCCTGGATCCAGAGCGTGGCGCGCTTGCCGACCGTGGTGGGCTGCGCCGGCTGGAAATGCGTGAAGCCCAGCGTCGCCAGCGACCGGTGCTCGCGCGCGAACTCGGCCAGCGCCGCCACGGTGGCCACGAGCCGCGCGCGCACCAGCTTCAGCGCCTCGCGGTGCTGGATCAGGTCCGTATTGTCGCCCACGTACGCGCTGGTGGCGCCCAGGTGGATGATGGCGCGCGCGGCCGGCGCCTGCTCGCCCAGATGGTGTACGTGCGCCATCACGTCGTGGCGCAGCTCGCGCTCCAGCTCGGCCGCGCGCTTGGTGTCCACGTTGTCCAGGTTGGCCCGCAGCGCCGCGATCGCCTCGTCGGGAATGGGGAGGCCCAGCTCCTTCTCCGCCTCCGCCAGCGCCAGCCAGAGGCGCCGCCAGGTGCCGAACTTGAACCGCGGCGAGAAGATCAGGCTCATCTCGGCCGAAGCGTAGCGCTCGGTCAGCGGATTGGAGTAGCGGTCGGATGCCATGGGCCTTCTTCTAGGACGGAACCAGGCGGGGGCCGCGCGGCCTGCGCTCCGCCCCCGCGTTCGGTGGATAGCTGACGGCGGCGAGGAAGAGCCCTTCCGGCGGCGCGGGGGGCGAGGTCTCCAGCCCCTCGCGCTGCTCCAGGAGCGCGGCCATGTCCCCTTCCGGGCGCTCCGCGAGCCCGATGTCCACCAGCGTACCGACCAGGTAGCGCACCATGTGGTGGAGAAAGCGGTTGGCGGTCACGTGGAACTTGAGCCCCACCCCCTCCCACGGCTCCCAGCGCGCCTCGCTCACGATACAGCGGTCGCCGCGCTCCTCCTGCCCCGCCTTGGCGAAGCGCAGAAAGGAGTGCTCGCCCACGATGGCCTCAGCCGCGCGCTCCATTGCGCCCAGGTCCACGGGGCGGGCGAGGGGCCAGCACCAGGGGGAGCGAAAGGGGGAGTCGGCCTCGGGCGAGAGCCCCACGCGGTACAGGTACGAGCGGGCGGCGGCGTCGTAGCGCGGGTGGAAGCCGGGGAGCGCGGAGTCGGCCTCGGCCACCCACACGTCGCCGGGCAGCAGCGCGTTGAGGGCGCGGCGAAGGGCGTGCGGCGTCCACTTGAGCGGGACGTCGCAGGCGGCCACCTGCCCGGTGGCGTGCACTCCGCGGTCGGTGCGGCCGGATCCCACCACCTGCGCCGGGCGGTCCAGCAGGCGCGTGAGGACGCGCTCGATCTCGCCCTGCACCGTGCGCTGCCCAGGCTGCACCTGCCAGCCGTGGAACTCGCGCCCGTCGTAGTGGAGGGTGAGGCGGATGCGGTGGAAGTCGGGGGCGTTCACGCGGCGAAAGCTACCCGCGCGCCCGGTGCTGTCAAGCGTATGTCGGAGATCGTTGACGACGGGCTCACGCGTGGGCTCAGCGGCGGGAGAAGAGGGCGACCACTTCCCGCGCCTCCTCCTCGCGTCCCTTGGGCACGGGGATGCGGATGTTGTCGCTCGACGGGCCGGAGCGGGTGCTCCAGCCGATGGTGAACTCGAGTTGCGGGGGCGTCGCCGCCTCGTCGAAGCGCACGCCCCGGAAGCTGTAGGTGTCGTTGCGCAGCACGTGGTAGCGGCCGTTGAGCAGGATGGCCGTCGGGGTGATGATCGCCTCGCCGGGGCCGGAGACGTTCGCCTGGTGGTCGTCCTTGGCCATCATCATCCCGCCCACCAGGATCATCACCGCCACCATCGCCGCGGCCATGATCATCGTCCTCC from Longimicrobium sp. includes these protein-coding regions:
- the truA gene encoding tRNA pseudouridine(38-40) synthase TruA, which translates into the protein MNAPDFHRIRLTLHYDGREFHGWQVQPGQRTVQGEIERVLTRLLDRPAQVVGSGRTDRGVHATGQVAACDVPLKWTPHALRRALNALLPGDVWVAEADSALPGFHPRYDAAARSYLYRVGLSPEADSPFRSPWCWPLARPVDLGAMERAAEAIVGEHSFLRFAKAGQEERGDRCIVSEARWEPWEGVGLKFHVTANRFLHHMVRYLVGTLVDIGLAERPEGDMAALLEQREGLETSPPAPPEGLFLAAVSYPPNAGAERRPRGPRLVPS
- a CDS encoding lyase family protein; this encodes MASDRYSNPLTERYASAEMSLIFSPRFKFGTWRRLWLALAEAEKELGLPIPDEAIAALRANLDNVDTKRAAELERELRHDVMAHVHHLGEQAPAARAIIHLGATSAYVGDNTDLIQHREALKLVRARLVATVAALAEFAREHRSLATLGFTHFQPAQPTTVGKRATLWIQDLLLDLEEVEFRLDTLRFRGVRGTTGTQASFMDLFEG